One genomic segment of Tissierellales bacterium includes these proteins:
- a CDS encoding protein-glutamate O-methyltransferase CheR: MLTNKEFLEISQFVKLNYGINLTEKKRALVAARLENYIVEKSYDSFSSYMNAVRSDESGNLMKEFLNRITTNHSYFWREKEHFEYFRNEVLPYLKKVKKDRDLRIWSAGCSSGQEAYTLAMIIDDFFGKEKTLWNTQILATDISDKVLAVARTGSYKKDDVMEVPNYYYKKYFDKLTSTEVNITNKLKDEVLFRRLNLLSDYRFKKNFDVIFCRNVMIYFDFQTKHEIMKKFYNVLDSGGHLFIGHSESIDRNIVPFKYVKPSIYVK, translated from the coding sequence ATGCTTACAAATAAGGAGTTTTTAGAAATATCACAATTTGTAAAGTTAAATTACGGTATAAACTTAACGGAAAAGAAGAGAGCATTAGTTGCGGCAAGGCTTGAAAATTATATTGTAGAAAAATCATATGATTCATTTTCGAGTTATATGAATGCGGTTAGAAGTGATGAATCGGGTAATTTAATGAAAGAGTTTTTGAATAGAATAACTACAAATCATAGCTATTTTTGGAGAGAAAAAGAGCACTTTGAATACTTTAGAAATGAAGTATTACCATATTTGAAAAAAGTAAAAAAAGATAGAGACCTCAGAATTTGGAGTGCTGGGTGCTCTTCAGGACAAGAAGCATATACTTTAGCTATGATTATTGATGATTTTTTTGGAAAAGAAAAAACACTTTGGAATACACAAATATTAGCCACAGATATATCAGATAAGGTACTTGCTGTAGCTAGAACCGGTTCTTATAAAAAGGATGACGTAATGGAAGTACCTAATTATTATTACAAGAAGTATTTTGATAAATTGACAAGTACAGAGGTCAATATAACAAATAAGTTAAAGGATGAGGTTTTGTTTAGAAGACTTAATTTATTAAGCGACTATAGGTTTAAAAAGAATTTTGATGTCATATTTTGTAGGAATGTTATGATCTATTTCGATTTTCAAACTAAGCACGAGATTATGAAGAAATTTTATAATGTATTAGATAGTGGAGGTCATTTGTTTATAGGTCACTCTGAAAGTATTGACAGAAACATAGTTCCATTTAAGTATGTAAAACCATCAATATATGTAAAGTAG
- a CDS encoding DUF3793 family protein has translation MTICKNCTLCAHPKSNYIKWLVNLLSPVIFGQKPSEIISIPKSNFESIEEIQAHFSACSKIKFKVIDFSQYSYKVFFFHPSKLESTLKNKSNLIFLSKLGYSSSFEKILCELFLKISFGNIPDEIGVFLGYPLKDVIGFIGHPSLPYVKTQAWRIYGNPRLSDQLYSQFVKSKEKMSFLLETQSIEDIFASYLQ, from the coding sequence ATGACAATATGTAAAAATTGTACTCTATGTGCACATCCAAAATCAAACTATATAAAATGGTTAGTAAATCTACTATCCCCTGTTATTTTTGGGCAAAAACCAAGCGAAATAATAAGCATCCCTAAAAGCAATTTTGAATCAATAGAAGAAATACAAGCGCATTTCTCTGCTTGTAGCAAAATCAAATTTAAAGTAATAGATTTTAGTCAATACAGCTATAAAGTGTTCTTTTTTCACCCTTCAAAATTAGAATCTACATTGAAGAATAAAAGTAATCTTATATTTTTATCAAAACTTGGCTATTCATCTTCTTTTGAAAAAATATTGTGTGAGCTTTTTTTAAAAATTTCATTTGGAAACATTCCAGATGAAATTGGTGTCTTTCTTGGATATCCTCTTAAAGATGTAATCGGATTTATAGGGCATCCTTCTCTTCCATATGTAAAAACTCAAGCATGGCGAATTTATGGAAATCCAAGATTATCAGACCAATTGTACTCGCAATTTGTAAAATCTAAAGAAAAAATGAGTTTTTTACTGGAAACTCAATCTATTGAAGATATATTTGCCTCATATTTACAATAA
- the asnA gene encoding aspartate--ammonia ligase — protein MEKLIMPKDYKGSLSLRETELAIKKTKDFFQKELSKTLNLTRVSAPLFVRPETGLNDNLNGTESAVSFNVKDADSCHAEIVHSLAKWKRMALHRYDFGLYEGLYTDMNAIRCEEDLDNIHSIYVDQWDWEKIIPMVDRTEEKLKETVRKIYSVFKRTELYLSLEYSTLHPILPEDISFVTTYELESRFPDLTPKEREYEIAKEKGAVFIMKIGGKLASGEKHDGRSPDYDDWTLNGDIIFYYPVLDIALELSSMGIRVDAEALTKQLEIEGCSERASLPFHSKLLAGQLPQTMGGGIGQSRICMFFLRKAHIGEVQASIWPEDMQSICKEKGIRLL, from the coding sequence ATGGAAAAACTAATTATGCCAAAAGACTATAAAGGATCTCTTTCACTAAGAGAAACAGAACTAGCTATCAAGAAAACTAAGGATTTCTTTCAGAAGGAACTATCTAAAACATTAAACCTTACAAGAGTTTCAGCACCACTATTTGTAAGACCAGAAACTGGGCTAAACGATAACTTAAACGGAACAGAATCTGCAGTTAGTTTCAACGTCAAAGACGCCGACTCTTGCCATGCAGAAATAGTACACTCTTTAGCAAAATGGAAAAGAATGGCTCTTCATAGATATGATTTCGGATTATATGAAGGACTTTATACTGATATGAACGCTATACGATGTGAAGAAGATTTAGATAACATTCATTCTATATATGTTGATCAATGGGATTGGGAAAAAATAATACCAATGGTTGATAGAACAGAAGAAAAATTAAAAGAAACTGTTAGAAAAATTTATTCAGTTTTTAAGAGAACTGAACTTTATCTTTCTCTTGAATACTCTACTCTTCACCCAATATTGCCTGAAGATATTTCTTTTGTAACAACTTATGAATTGGAAAGTCGCTTTCCAGATTTAACTCCAAAAGAAAGAGAATATGAAATAGCTAAAGAAAAAGGAGCTGTTTTCATCATGAAAATTGGTGGAAAATTAGCTTCTGGCGAAAAACACGACGGTCGTTCTCCTGACTACGACGATTGGACTTTAAACGGAGACATCATATTCTATTACCCAGTTTTAGATATAGCTTTGGAACTTTCTTCGATGGGTATTCGTGTAGATGCCGAAGCATTGACTAAACAATTAGAAATAGAAGGTTGTTCTGAAAGAGCATCTCTTCCTTTCCATTCAAAATTATTAGCAGGTCAACTTCCTCAAACAATGGGTGGTGGAATTGGACAATCTAGAATATGTATGTTTTTCTTAAGAAAAGCTCATATAGGTGAAGTTCAAGCCTCGATTTGGCCTGAAGATATGCAATCTATTTGCAAAGAAAAAGGAATAAGACTTTTATAA
- a CDS encoding DUF2325 domain-containing protein — MSILVVGGDNIEKISYELNRKGFDEINHYNGRKKGQRKFKISKKLDYVLILTDFLNHAMMENIRKRARIAEVPVLYSKRSLSSVKQTMDGLAC; from the coding sequence ATGAGTATTTTGGTTGTAGGTGGAGACAATATTGAAAAAATAAGTTATGAACTCAATAGAAAAGGGTTTGATGAAATTAACCACTACAATGGAAGGAAAAAAGGACAGAGAAAATTTAAGATATCAAAAAAATTAGATTATGTTCTAATTTTAACTGATTTTCTAAATCATGCAATGATGGAAAATATAAGAAAACGTGCTAGAATAGCGGAAGTTCCAGTACTGTATTCTAAGAGATCACTTAGTAGTGTAAAACAAACTATGGACGGTTTAGCCTGTTAG
- a CDS encoding formate--tetrahydrofolate ligase: MTKVPSDIEIAQNAKMEHIEKIAEQIGVGIDQLEVYGKYKAKIDGNFLKSIENRPDGKLILVTAINPTPAGEGKTTVNIGLSMALNKIGKKAISALREPSLGPCFGVKGGAAGGGYSQVVPMEDINLHFTGDIHAITTAHNLLAALLDNHIHQGNSKNIDTRQIVWKRVLDMNDRELRHIVAGLGGKTNGVPREDGFDITVASEIMAILCLASDLDDLKNRIGRMTIAYDYSGNPITPDDIEATGAVTLLLKDAIKPNIVQTVENTPVLIHGGPFANIAHGCNSLIATKAALKLTDYVVTEAGFGADLGAEKFFNIKCRQGNLKPDCTVVVATIRALKHHGGVRKEFLSEENIDALGKGFSNLEKHIENVRKFKVPAVVAINKFPTDTEAEIQKLQELCKAMDVKVILTEVWAKGGEGGVELAKAVVDTIENEKSHFETLYSDDMNLEAKIETISKEIYGADGISISAKAKKQLKKLVELGYDNLPICMAKNQYSLSDQKQLLGRPEGFKVQIKEIRLSSGAGFVVVLTGNIMTMPGLPKKPAANGMDIDKNGNISGLF; the protein is encoded by the coding sequence ATGACAAAGGTACCAAGTGATATTGAGATTGCACAAAATGCAAAAATGGAACACATTGAAAAGATTGCAGAACAGATTGGTGTTGGAATTGATCAATTAGAAGTTTATGGAAAGTACAAGGCAAAAATAGATGGGAATTTTCTAAAAAGCATAGAGAACAGACCAGATGGTAAACTAATACTTGTGACAGCTATAAATCCGACTCCGGCAGGAGAAGGCAAAACTACCGTTAATATAGGGCTATCAATGGCTTTAAACAAAATTGGTAAAAAAGCTATAAGTGCACTTAGAGAGCCTTCTTTAGGACCTTGTTTTGGAGTTAAAGGAGGAGCGGCAGGAGGTGGATATTCTCAAGTAGTTCCAATGGAGGATATAAACCTTCATTTTACTGGAGATATACATGCCATCACTACGGCTCACAATCTACTTGCCGCGCTTTTAGATAATCATATTCATCAAGGAAATTCAAAGAATATAGATACTAGACAAATAGTTTGGAAACGTGTGTTGGATATGAATGACAGAGAACTCAGACATATAGTTGCTGGATTAGGTGGTAAGACAAATGGAGTGCCAAGAGAAGATGGTTTTGATATTACAGTTGCATCAGAGATAATGGCAATTCTATGTTTGGCGAGTGATTTAGATGATTTGAAAAATAGAATAGGTAGAATGACAATTGCATATGATTATAGTGGGAATCCAATTACACCAGATGATATAGAAGCTACTGGTGCAGTTACACTTTTATTAAAGGATGCTATTAAACCTAACATAGTGCAAACAGTAGAAAATACACCAGTGTTAATACATGGTGGACCATTTGCTAACATAGCACATGGATGTAATAGTTTAATAGCAACTAAGGCTGCATTAAAACTGACTGATTATGTTGTTACAGAGGCTGGATTTGGAGCGGACTTAGGAGCAGAGAAGTTTTTTAATATAAAGTGTAGACAAGGAAATTTAAAACCTGATTGTACAGTGGTAGTTGCTACTATACGAGCACTTAAACATCACGGCGGGGTAAGAAAAGAATTTTTAAGTGAAGAAAACATTGATGCTCTTGGAAAAGGATTTTCAAACTTAGAAAAACATATAGAAAATGTTAGAAAATTTAAAGTACCAGCGGTAGTTGCTATAAACAAATTTCCTACAGATACGGAAGCTGAAATTCAGAAATTACAGGAACTCTGTAAAGCTATGGATGTAAAAGTAATATTGACAGAAGTTTGGGCTAAAGGCGGCGAAGGCGGAGTTGAATTGGCTAAGGCGGTTGTTGATACTATAGAAAATGAGAAGTCGCATTTTGAAACATTGTATAGTGATGATATGAATCTTGAAGCAAAAATAGAAACGATTAGCAAAGAAATTTACGGAGCAGATGGAATTTCTATTTCAGCAAAAGCTAAGAAGCAATTGAAGAAATTAGTGGAATTAGGATACGATAATTTACCAATTTGTATGGCTAAAAACCAATACTCTTTATCAGATCAAAAACAGTTATTAGGAAGACCAGAAGGATTTAAAGTCCAAATAAAAGAAATTAGATTATCTAGTGGAGCTGGATTCGTAGTAGTTTTAACTGGAAACATAATGACTATGCCAGGTCTTCCAAAAAAACCTGCTGCAAATGGCATGGACATCGACAAGAACGGTAATATTTCAGGTTTATTCTAA
- the galU gene encoding UTP--glucose-1-phosphate uridylyltransferase GalU, protein MRVRKAVIPAAGLGTRFLPATKAQPKEMLPIVDKPGIQYIVEEAIKAGIEEILIITGRNKTSIINHFDRAVELEHNLKEKNKIELLQKVEEITDMANLHYVRQIEPKGLGHAILCAKTFVGEEPFAVLLGDDIVHSEEPCVKQLINVFEKERASVLGVQTVDPSQVDKYGIVDGEKLSDRTYKVNDMVEKPSVENAPSNVAILGRYILTPKIFELLEKTEPGKGGEIQLTDAIKALAEFEDIYAYDFKGQRYDTGDKLGYLKATVEFGMQHEDVGDAFKEYLKGICKEI, encoded by the coding sequence ATGAGAGTAAGAAAAGCAGTTATACCAGCGGCGGGATTAGGAACTAGATTTTTGCCAGCAACCAAAGCACAACCCAAAGAAATGTTACCTATAGTTGATAAACCGGGAATTCAATATATAGTAGAAGAAGCTATTAAAGCGGGAATAGAGGAAATACTAATTATAACAGGTAGAAATAAAACATCTATAATCAATCATTTTGATAGAGCTGTTGAACTTGAACATAATCTTAAAGAAAAAAATAAAATAGAATTGTTACAAAAAGTCGAAGAAATAACAGATATGGCTAATCTTCACTATGTTAGACAAATAGAGCCAAAAGGATTAGGGCATGCTATATTGTGTGCAAAGACATTTGTCGGAGAAGAACCATTTGCAGTACTATTAGGTGATGACATTGTACATTCTGAAGAACCATGTGTTAAACAATTGATAAATGTTTTTGAAAAAGAAAGGGCGTCTGTACTAGGAGTTCAAACGGTTGATCCAAGTCAGGTAGACAAGTATGGGATTGTTGATGGTGAAAAACTATCAGATAGAACATATAAAGTAAATGATATGGTAGAAAAACCTTCTGTAGAAAATGCTCCTTCTAATGTAGCTATACTAGGCAGATATATACTTACACCAAAGATATTTGAGTTATTAGAAAAAACAGAACCGGGTAAAGGCGGAGAGATTCAATTGACAGATGCCATAAAGGCTTTAGCTGAATTTGAAGATATATATGCATATGATTTTAAGGGTCAACGCTATGATACTGGAGATAAACTAGGTTACCTGAAAGCTACTGTTGAATTTGGGATGCAACACGAAGATGTTGGAGATGCTTTTAAAGAGTATCTTAAGGGCATATGCAAGGAGATATAA
- a CDS encoding nitroreductase family protein — protein MNDMNMIFERRSVRKFKDEDVKDKDLTKMIEAAIEAPSAKNLQNWHFVILKNRDMIARLEQIVLEKNEELSQFLNGEQKEKFVKFSKYATIFKNAPVTVLVYAGNYNPTGLDLVRKSGDLKTAEIIEKAAPGIHGVAAAIQNFMLAASSLGYGTCWMTSPNYAIKEIESFIGLEKEGYHLVAITPLGVPEYIGKRPPRKSIDEVVTIIK, from the coding sequence ATGAACGATATGAATATGATATTTGAAAGAAGAAGTGTTAGAAAGTTCAAGGATGAGGATGTTAAAGATAAAGATTTAACAAAAATGATTGAAGCGGCTATAGAGGCTCCTTCTGCAAAAAATCTTCAAAACTGGCATTTTGTTATTTTGAAAAACAGAGATATGATTGCGAGATTAGAACAAATAGTACTTGAAAAGAATGAAGAGTTGAGCCAATTTTTAAATGGTGAGCAAAAAGAAAAGTTTGTTAAATTTTCTAAATATGCTACTATATTCAAAAATGCTCCAGTTACGGTACTTGTTTATGCAGGAAATTATAATCCAACAGGTTTAGACCTAGTTAGAAAATCGGGAGATTTAAAAACCGCAGAAATTATAGAAAAGGCAGCGCCAGGAATACATGGGGTTGCAGCAGCAATTCAGAACTTTATGCTTGCAGCTAGCAGTTTAGGTTATGGAACATGCTGGATGACAAGTCCAAATTATGCAATAAAAGAAATAGAGTCGTTTATAGGACTTGAAAAAGAGGGGTATCACTTGGTTGCGATAACGCCGCTAGGAGTTCCTGAATATATCGGTAAAAGACCTCCAAGAAAATCTATTGATGAGGTAGTGACGATAATTAAATAA
- a CDS encoding PAS domain S-box protein, translating to MIGEFERNPMFLAKVLESIGDGLIHTDAGGKIIFYNPKALEILKTEKNLLGKNIRNVLKIYDYKENILIENIFEKVLENGQIMHLKRNSVIYDNHGNAYYLSANCTPIIIGEKIFGMVVVFRDVSRLVKNEQQLRTLSRAVEQNPTSILITNTNGQIEYVNQKFEEITGYSFQEVVGKNPSILRSSYHDKNYYKELWSTIEGGKAWQGEFLNRKKDGTLYWEKAWITPIIDHDGEVTSFLGIKQDITESKKMAEKLREREARLNTITKNMKDAIIQTDDLGTIEYASPSTERLLGYNYNKVIGKPVHEFIHPQDRSWLSQQKIGKKNLDEVVEIRVKTFGGPYIWIEAAINEIEEEGIKGKIYSCRDITIKKDAQEKFKKAMEVAEHANKAKSQFLANMSHEIRTPVNGIIGMTNLTLMTDLTEEQRENLDLVKSSAETLIKLINDILDFSKIEAGKIVLEKIPFNLENLIKKIISSFKFKSDEKGLELKYNIHFSCENNFIGDPNRIQQILNNLLSNALKFTEFGSIQVDARLKSKRNNEVVLEFEVRDSGIGIAEHNLDRLFESFSQVDGSITRRFGGTGLGLSITKQLIELMGGSIEVESEEHVGTCFRFCINLGSSDVKAVEGEDDFVIPKALKKLKVLLVEDDQINQMVTLNLVQKQGHQILLANNGVEALELYEKEYFDIILMDIQMPEMDGIEATKRIRAMEKDIENHVPIIAITAHALQGDRERFIKAGMDDYLSKPLEVSKFYDVINKYTSYYADKMEKENVQIDELVQKAKDSINKKRNTAEIAIIGSSLKQTLEVLGNKVQNSNNFGEIENLAKKVKYLAEEENQMTIKKYAFKIQMTSRKHDVDGCKELYEELEKNLKRA from the coding sequence ATGATTGGAGAATTTGAGAGAAATCCTATGTTTTTGGCAAAGGTACTTGAAAGCATCGGAGATGGATTGATTCACACAGATGCAGGTGGAAAAATTATTTTTTACAATCCTAAAGCACTGGAGATATTGAAGACTGAAAAAAATTTACTTGGGAAAAATATTCGAAATGTATTAAAAATATATGATTATAAAGAGAATATATTGATCGAAAATATATTTGAAAAAGTTTTGGAGAATGGTCAAATAATGCATTTAAAAAGGAATTCGGTTATATATGATAATCATGGAAATGCATATTATTTATCCGCAAATTGTACTCCTATAATAATTGGTGAGAAGATATTTGGTATGGTTGTTGTTTTTCGAGATGTTTCTAGATTGGTAAAGAACGAACAACAACTAAGAACGCTTTCGAGAGCGGTTGAACAAAATCCGACATCTATACTAATAACAAATACTAATGGACAGATTGAGTATGTGAATCAAAAATTTGAAGAAATAACGGGGTATTCTTTTCAAGAAGTAGTTGGAAAAAATCCAAGTATATTGAGATCATCCTATCATGATAAAAATTACTATAAAGAATTGTGGAGTACTATAGAAGGTGGAAAAGCCTGGCAAGGAGAGTTTCTGAATAGGAAAAAAGATGGAACGCTTTATTGGGAGAAGGCGTGGATCACCCCTATAATCGATCATGATGGTGAAGTAACTAGTTTTTTAGGTATAAAACAAGACATAACAGAATCTAAAAAAATGGCAGAAAAATTAAGAGAGCGAGAGGCTCGACTAAATACAATAACGAAAAATATGAAAGATGCTATTATCCAAACTGATGATCTAGGAACAATAGAATATGCTAGTCCATCAACGGAACGCCTGCTTGGTTATAATTACAATAAAGTTATAGGAAAACCAGTACATGAATTTATTCATCCACAAGATAGAAGCTGGCTTTCACAACAGAAAATCGGTAAAAAAAATTTAGATGAAGTTGTGGAAATAAGGGTTAAAACGTTTGGAGGACCGTATATTTGGATAGAGGCGGCAATAAATGAAATTGAAGAGGAGGGTATAAAAGGAAAGATATATTCTTGTAGGGATATAACTATTAAAAAAGATGCACAGGAAAAATTTAAAAAGGCAATGGAAGTTGCAGAACATGCAAATAAAGCTAAAAGCCAATTTCTTGCAAATATGAGCCACGAAATAAGAACGCCAGTCAATGGAATAATTGGTATGACCAATTTAACACTGATGACAGATTTGACAGAAGAGCAGAGAGAAAATTTAGATTTGGTAAAAAGCTCTGCTGAAACTTTAATCAAATTGATAAATGATATATTGGACTTTTCAAAAATAGAAGCTGGAAAAATAGTTCTTGAAAAGATACCATTTAATCTAGAAAATTTGATAAAGAAGATTATTAGTAGTTTTAAATTCAAATCGGATGAAAAAGGTTTAGAGTTGAAATACAATATTCATTTTAGTTGTGAAAATAATTTTATTGGCGACCCAAATAGAATACAACAAATACTAAATAACTTACTGAGTAATGCACTTAAATTTACAGAGTTTGGCAGTATACAAGTAGATGCTAGACTTAAGAGCAAAAGGAATAATGAAGTTGTTTTGGAGTTTGAAGTGAGAGATAGTGGAATTGGAATAGCTGAGCACAATTTAGATAGATTGTTCGAAAGTTTTAGTCAGGTAGATGGTTCAATAACTAGAAGATTTGGAGGGACAGGATTAGGACTTTCTATTACTAAACAATTAATTGAATTGATGGGTGGAAGCATAGAAGTAGAGAGCGAAGAACATGTTGGTACTTGTTTTAGATTTTGTATAAACCTAGGATCGAGTGATGTGAAAGCTGTTGAAGGCGAGGATGATTTTGTAATACCAAAAGCGCTGAAAAAATTGAAAGTTTTGCTTGTAGAAGACGATCAAATAAATCAAATGGTTACATTAAATTTAGTTCAAAAACAAGGGCACCAAATACTATTAGCTAATAATGGAGTAGAAGCACTAGAACTATATGAAAAAGAATATTTCGATATAATTTTGATGGATATACAGATGCCAGAAATGGATGGAATCGAAGCGACAAAAAGAATTAGAGCTATGGAAAAAGATATTGAAAATCATGTTCCTATAATTGCAATTACAGCTCATGCGTTGCAAGGTGATCGGGAGAGATTTATAAAAGCTGGAATGGATGATTACTTGTCAAAACCACTGGAAGTTTCTAAATTTTACGATGTTATAAATAAATATACTAGCTACTATGCGGATAAGATGGAGAAAGAAAATGTTCAAATTGATGAGTTAGTCCAAAAAGCAAAGGATAGTATAAATAAAAAGAGGAATACAGCAGAGATTGCTATCATAGGAAGTAGTTTAAAACAAACGCTTGAAGTCTTGGGAAATAAAGTACAGAATTCAAATAACTTTGGAGAAATAGAAAATTTGGCAAAAAAAGTAAAATATTTAGCTGAAGAGGAAAATCAGATGACTATAAAGAAATATGCATTTAAAATACAAATGACATCGAGGAAACACGATGTAGATGGATGCAAAGAATTGTATGAAGAGTTAGAAAAAAATTTAAAGAGAGCTTGA